The DNA window ACGCGCCCCAGGCCGATGACCACATTGGGAGCGTAGAGGGACTGCAGCTCCAGGAAGTGACCGTCGTCGAGGACCTGTTCGATCACCGCACGCATGTCATACGGGGCGCTGGCGGAATCGGGGATCAGGCCGTTGAGCGCCTCATCCTCGGCCTCGATCTTGGGACGCTCCTCGAAATCCTCCACCGGGCCTTCGGCGAGGTTGTTCAGCGGCAGGAACTCCAGCAGCTCCTGGGCGAAGGAGATCGCGTCCTCCTCATCCGAGGCCATATAGGCCGCCGTACCGGTGGTCCGGCTGTGGGATTCGGCGCCGCCGAGGGTCTCCATGTCCACGTCCTCGCCGGTGACGGACTTGATGACGTCCGGGCCGGTGATGAACATGTGGGAGGTCTTGTCCACCATGATCACGAAGTCGTTCAGCGCGGGGGAGTAGGCGGCGCCGCCGGCGGCCGGGCCCATGATCAGGGTGATCTGCGGGATCACGCCGGAGGAGTGGACGTTGTTGCGGAAGATGTCGGCGAACATGGCCAGCGAGGCCACGCCCTCCTGGATGCGCGCGCCGCCGCCGTCGTTGATCCCGATCACGGGGCAGCCATTGCGGGCGGCGAACTCCTGGACCTTGACGATCTTCTCTCCGTTGACCTTGGAGAGGGAGCCGCCGAAGACGGTGAAGTCCTGGGAGTAGACGGCCACCAGGCGGCCGTCGATGGTGCCGTAGCCGGAGACCAGGCCGTCGCCCAGCGGCTTCTTGGCATCCATGCCGAAGGAGGTGGTGCGGTGGACGGCCAGGGCGTCGAATTCGACGAAGGATCCCTCGTCGAGCAGCATGTCGATCCGTTCGCGGGCAGTGTGCTTGCCGCGGTTGTGCTGCTTCGCGACGGCGGCCTCTCCGGCAGGCGCCTGGGTCTGGTCCCGGCGGTCGCGGAAGTCGGCGAGCTTGCCGGCAGTGGTGGTGAGGTCGCGCGTCATCGTGCTTCGGTGGTGCCTTTCATAGAGAGTCTCCACAATCCAGCCGCCAGTCTAATGGGAGAGACCCGCGATTCTGCTGTGGAAACCCTACAAATCCTGGGGGAGCACCCCCGTGCGCTGTGATCTGGGATACACAAAGTGATTACTGGCCAGTAGGATCGGAGCATGGGACACCAGAATGATGAGCACCAGAGTGCGAGCGACCTGACCGGCCTGCAGGGAAAGACCGTGGTGATGTCCGGGGGCAGCCGCGGCATCGGGCATTCCATCGCCGTGCAGCTCGGCGCGGCCGGGGCCCAGGTGGTCCTGCTGGCCAAGACCGGCGAGCCGCACCCCACATTGGAAGGGACCGTCCACACTGCCGTGGAGGACGTCGAGGCCGCCGGCGGCCGCGGCCTGG is part of the Nesterenkonia lacusekhoensis genome and encodes:
- a CDS encoding acyl-CoA carboxylase subunit beta, which gives rise to MTRDLTTTAGKLADFRDRRDQTQAPAGEAAVAKQHNRGKHTARERIDMLLDEGSFVEFDALAVHRTTSFGMDAKKPLGDGLVSGYGTIDGRLVAVYSQDFTVFGGSLSKVNGEKIVKVQEFAARNGCPVIGINDGGGARIQEGVASLAMFADIFRNNVHSSGVIPQITLIMGPAAGGAAYSPALNDFVIMVDKTSHMFITGPDVIKSVTGEDVDMETLGGAESHSRTTGTAAYMASDEEDAISFAQELLEFLPLNNLAEGPVEDFEERPKIEAEDEALNGLIPDSASAPYDMRAVIEQVLDDGHFLELQSLYAPNVVIGLGRVEGRSVGVVANQPSQFAGTLDIAASEKAARFVRFCDSFNIPVVTLVDVPGFLPGTDQEFGGIIRRGAKLLYAYAEATVPKITVITRKAFGGAYIVMGSKKLGADVNLAWPTAQIGVMGAQGAVNILYRRNLAEAEKNGEDLEAKRSELIADYEAELLNPYQAAELGYIDAVIEPAETRWQITQALRATYHKRESLPAKKHGNIPL